The Salinispora tropica CNB-440 genome has a window encoding:
- a CDS encoding MIP/aquaporin family protein, translating to MTQRVRAPGLLGELAAEFAGTAILILFGVGVVAQVNAGGTGEFDSIAWAWGLGVALGIYVAGRISGAHLNPAVTLALAVFKGFSWRKVMPYALAQTAGAFVAALIIRWNYSEVLQRFDPGLTSKSQGVFSTLPGAGITEWGALRDQIIGTAILLFLILAVTDARNSLPGANLAPLIVGLIVVAIGMAFAVNAGYAINPARDFGPRLASFLTGYETAFLDPSGYPYFWVPIVGPLAGGVIGAGLYELFVGRFLPSDEPQPGANGSETATETAAVSERARL from the coding sequence ATGACACAGCGTGTGAGAGCGCCCGGACTCCTTGGAGAGTTGGCCGCCGAGTTCGCCGGCACCGCGATCCTGATTCTCTTCGGCGTGGGCGTCGTCGCCCAGGTCAATGCCGGTGGCACCGGTGAGTTCGACAGCATCGCCTGGGCCTGGGGCCTTGGCGTCGCGCTCGGCATCTACGTCGCTGGCCGGATCAGTGGCGCCCACCTCAATCCCGCGGTGACCCTCGCCCTCGCGGTGTTCAAGGGCTTCTCGTGGCGCAAGGTGATGCCCTATGCCCTCGCACAGACCGCCGGGGCGTTCGTCGCGGCCCTGATCATTCGCTGGAACTACAGCGAGGTGCTGCAGCGGTTTGACCCGGGCTTGACCAGCAAGAGCCAGGGCGTCTTCTCGACTCTGCCGGGTGCTGGCATCACTGAGTGGGGCGCCCTGCGTGACCAGATCATTGGCACGGCGATCCTGCTGTTTCTGATCCTTGCCGTAACCGACGCCCGGAACTCTCTGCCCGGTGCCAACCTTGCCCCGCTGATCGTCGGCCTGATCGTGGTCGCGATTGGGATGGCGTTCGCCGTCAACGCCGGCTACGCGATCAACCCAGCCCGCGACTTCGGCCCCCGCCTCGCGTCCTTCCTCACCGGGTACGAGACGGCCTTCCTGGACCCGAGCGGATATCCGTACTTTTGGGTGCCCATCGTCGGGCCGCTAGCCGGTGGTGTCATCGGCGCCGGCCTCTATGAGTTGTTCGTCGGCCGCTTCCTGCCGAGCGATGAGCCGCAGCCGGGCGCGAACGGCAGCGAGACTGCGACCGAGACGGCTGCGGTGTCCGAGCGCGCCCGCCTCTGA
- a CDS encoding IclR family transcriptional regulator — protein MPGQVQSIARAAAILRLLASSSGRLGIGDIARSLNLPKGTAHGIIRTLQYVGFVEQDKTSGKYQLGAALLHLGTSSLDVNELRSRSINWADPLAARSGEAVRVGTLLDGKVLVVHHVFRPDDTLQTLDVGSLLPPHATALGKVLLAYDVGAANAVKQREPEPYTRRTLVTARALTRALSEVRDNGWGAEVGEMTPGEAGIAAPIRGYGGLVVGAIGLSGPVDRTCDGSGNPRPALVTYVRDAARAVSRDLGATRW, from the coding sequence ATGCCGGGTCAGGTGCAGTCCATCGCGCGTGCCGCGGCGATCCTCCGCCTGCTGGCCAGCAGTTCCGGCCGGCTCGGCATCGGGGATATCGCCCGTTCTCTCAACCTGCCCAAGGGCACGGCGCACGGCATCATACGTACGCTGCAATACGTCGGATTCGTGGAGCAGGACAAGACCTCCGGCAAGTACCAACTCGGCGCCGCGTTGCTGCACCTCGGCACGAGCTCCCTCGACGTCAACGAGCTCCGTTCCCGTTCCATCAACTGGGCGGACCCCCTCGCCGCGCGCAGCGGCGAGGCGGTCCGTGTCGGCACTCTGCTGGACGGCAAGGTACTCGTGGTCCACCACGTGTTCCGGCCCGACGACACCCTCCAGACGCTGGACGTCGGATCCCTGCTGCCCCCGCACGCCACCGCACTCGGCAAAGTCCTGCTCGCCTACGACGTGGGCGCCGCCAACGCGGTCAAGCAACGCGAGCCCGAGCCCTACACCCGACGCACCCTGGTCACTGCCCGAGCACTCACCCGGGCCCTCAGCGAAGTCCGGGACAACGGTTGGGGAGCCGAAGTCGGAGAGATGACCCCTGGCGAGGCCGGCATCGCCGCGCCGATTCGCGGCTACGGCGGCTTGGTCGTGGGCGCGATCGGGCTCTCTGGTCCGGTGGACCGCACCTGCGACGGGTCCGGCAACCCCCGCCCAGCCCTCGTCACGTACGTCCGCGACGCCGCCCGCGCGGTTTCCCGCGATCTCGGCGCCACGCGCTGGTGA
- the glpK gene encoding glycerol kinase GlpK, translated as MTERFVVAIDQGTTSTRCIVFDRRGNLVSVAQREHRQHFPRPGWVEHDAMEIWRNVGKVVPRALTQAGITIDQIAAIGIANQRETTIVWDRRTGVPVAPALIWQDTRTDLVVDALTRASGAADIQELCGLPLTTYFSGPKLRWLLDHVPGLAERADRGEVLFGTMESWLIWNLTGGPDGGLHLTDVTNASRTMLMDLRTLDWHPRLLSFFGVPAAMLPQIRSSSEVYGTATAVLPGVRIAAALGDQQAALFGQTCFDPGDAKCTYGTGSFLLLNTGTEPVPSRHGLLTTVGYRIGGEPALYALEGSIAITGSLVQWFRDRLELISTAPEIETLARTVGDNGGCYIVPAFSGLFAPHWRSEARGMIVGLTSYITKGHLARAVLEATGWQTREVVDAMNADSGLDLTTLRVDGGMTANNLLMQFVADVLAVPVVRPMAAETVSLGAAYAAGLAVQYWPDLEGLRSNWHPAARWVPEMDAAVRTRERENWRRAVERTFDWIRPTEDPARR; from the coding sequence ATGACCGAGCGCTTTGTCGTCGCTATCGATCAGGGAACCACGTCCACCCGGTGCATCGTCTTCGACCGCCGTGGCAACCTCGTCTCGGTGGCCCAGCGGGAACACCGGCAGCATTTTCCCCGGCCTGGCTGGGTAGAGCACGACGCTATGGAGATCTGGCGCAACGTCGGCAAGGTTGTTCCCCGCGCCCTCACCCAGGCTGGCATCACCATCGACCAGATCGCCGCGATCGGGATCGCCAACCAGCGCGAAACCACGATCGTCTGGGACCGGCGTACCGGTGTCCCGGTGGCTCCCGCGCTCATCTGGCAGGACACCCGCACCGACCTGGTGGTGGACGCCCTCACCCGGGCCAGCGGCGCCGCCGATATTCAGGAGCTGTGTGGGCTGCCGCTGACCACGTACTTCTCCGGCCCGAAGCTGCGCTGGCTGCTCGACCACGTCCCCGGCCTCGCCGAACGCGCCGATCGCGGCGAGGTGCTCTTCGGGACCATGGAGAGCTGGCTGATCTGGAACCTTACCGGCGGCCCGGACGGTGGCCTGCATCTGACCGACGTCACCAACGCCAGCCGTACCATGCTGATGGACCTGCGCACTCTCGACTGGCACCCCAGACTGCTGAGCTTCTTCGGCGTGCCGGCCGCCATGCTGCCGCAGATCCGCTCCTCGTCGGAGGTGTACGGCACCGCCACAGCCGTCCTGCCCGGCGTCCGGATCGCGGCGGCCCTCGGTGACCAGCAGGCTGCCCTGTTCGGTCAAACCTGCTTCGACCCAGGCGACGCCAAGTGCACCTATGGCACCGGCAGCTTCCTGCTGCTGAACACCGGTACCGAGCCGGTGCCTTCGCGGCACGGCCTGCTCACCACCGTCGGCTACCGGATCGGCGGCGAGCCGGCCTTGTACGCCCTGGAGGGGTCCATCGCGATCACAGGATCCCTGGTGCAGTGGTTCCGCGACCGGCTGGAGCTGATCAGTACCGCACCGGAAATCGAGACCCTCGCCCGAACAGTCGGCGATAACGGCGGCTGCTACATTGTGCCCGCCTTCTCCGGGCTATTCGCCCCACACTGGCGCAGCGAGGCGCGCGGCATGATCGTCGGACTCACCTCCTACATCACCAAGGGGCACCTGGCCCGGGCTGTGCTGGAGGCGACCGGGTGGCAGACCCGTGAGGTGGTCGACGCCATGAACGCCGACTCCGGGCTGGATTTGACCACCTTGCGGGTGGACGGCGGGATGACCGCGAACAACTTGCTGATGCAGTTCGTCGCGGACGTACTCGCGGTGCCGGTGGTGCGCCCGATGGCGGCCGAGACGGTCTCCCTCGGGGCCGCATACGCAGCCGGGCTCGCGGTTCAGTACTGGCCAGATCTGGAGGGCCTGCGTAGCAACTGGCACCCGGCTGCCCGATGGGTGCCGGAGATGGATGCCGCAGTCCGGACACGGGAACGGGAAAACTGGCGGCGGGCGGTGGAGCGCACCTTCGACTGGATCCGGCCCACAGAGGACCCTGCTCGCCGCTGA
- a CDS encoding aldo/keto reductase yields the protein MMSYGDRGKSAGWVLTEDAAEPLVRRAVDAGVTFFDTADMYSLGTSEEVTGRLLGKIFSRRDDYVLATKVFFPMGSGPNDGGLSRKHIHAAIDESLRRLGTDHVDLYQIHRWDDQTPIEETMEALHEVVRAGKARYIGASSMAAWQFAKAQHTADVSGWTRFVSMQNHYNLLYREEEREMIPLCRDQGVGVIPWSPLARGLVARAGATEAAATARVSSGDADRREALYGRGDERILRRVAHVANECVLPPAQIGLAWLLSKSGVTAPIVGATKERHIDDAVAAVDVSLTENQIEYLEEPYQPQTIRM from the coding sequence ATGATGAGCTACGGCGATCGCGGCAAGAGTGCTGGGTGGGTGCTCACCGAGGACGCTGCCGAACCTCTCGTCCGGCGGGCGGTGGATGCCGGAGTCACCTTCTTCGACACCGCCGATATGTACTCGTTAGGAACGAGTGAGGAGGTCACCGGCCGTCTGCTAGGTAAGATCTTCTCGCGGCGGGACGACTACGTACTTGCCACCAAGGTCTTCTTTCCCATGGGCAGCGGGCCCAACGACGGTGGGCTATCTCGCAAGCACATTCACGCTGCCATTGACGAGTCGCTGCGCCGGCTCGGCACCGACCATGTGGACCTATACCAGATCCACCGCTGGGACGACCAGACACCGATCGAGGAAACGATGGAGGCCTTACACGAGGTGGTGCGTGCCGGAAAGGCCCGATACATCGGTGCCTCCAGTATGGCCGCCTGGCAGTTCGCCAAGGCGCAACACACTGCCGACGTGTCCGGGTGGACCCGGTTCGTTTCCATGCAGAATCACTACAACTTGCTCTACCGAGAAGAAGAACGGGAGATGATTCCGCTCTGCCGTGACCAGGGAGTCGGCGTCATCCCGTGGAGCCCGCTGGCCCGTGGACTGGTCGCCCGCGCCGGAGCGACCGAGGCAGCGGCCACCGCCCGCGTGTCCAGCGGCGACGCCGACCGCAGGGAGGCGTTGTACGGGCGCGGCGACGAGCGGATCCTCCGACGGGTGGCCCACGTCGCCAATGAGTGCGTTCTCCCACCAGCACAGATTGGCCTCGCCTGGCTGTTGAGTAAGTCTGGGGTGACCGCCCCCATCGTCGGGGCCACCAAGGAGCGGCACATTGATGATGCTGTTGCCGCAGTGGACGTTTCGCTAACCGAGAATCAGATCGAATACCTCGAAGAGCCCTACCAGCCGCAGACCATCCGCATGTGA
- a CDS encoding serine hydrolase domain-containing protein, giving the protein MPESSVLADIPAAVARAAETDGFSGVVLIRRGEDTLHSCVTGLAQRAWQVPHTLDTRFRVASVSKMFTAVGVLQLVERGLLDLDAPIVELLDLAETTISAQVTVRQLLTMTGGIADWFDETGDWEATWAELLRTHPVYLLRRNADYLPLFADKPARFPPGERHEYNGASYILLGMLIEQLTMAPFAEHLREHVFGPAAMTDTDLLPLEADAPRVADGYVPARDGTGAITGWTRNIYATTPEPAADGGATATAADLIAFTQALRAGALLPDQAVAEMLAPRVAEREEKVRGYLWRYGYGVMSILDDDGTVIRWGHTGEEDGVSTRLYHYPSLNIDVAICANTSWSAGKLAWNIHDLLLP; this is encoded by the coding sequence ATGCCCGAAAGTTCCGTACTGGCCGACATTCCGGCCGCTGTCGCACGCGCCGCCGAGACGGACGGCTTCTCCGGCGTGGTCCTGATCCGCCGCGGCGAGGACACCCTGCACTCCTGCGTGACCGGGTTGGCGCAGCGGGCCTGGCAGGTGCCCCACACCCTCGATACCCGTTTCCGGGTGGCGTCGGTGTCGAAGATGTTCACCGCGGTCGGGGTCCTGCAACTCGTCGAGCGGGGCCTGCTCGACCTCGACGCACCCATCGTCGAGCTGCTCGACCTGGCCGAAACCACGATCTCGGCGCAGGTGACGGTGCGGCAGCTGTTGACCATGACCGGAGGTATCGCCGACTGGTTCGACGAGACCGGCGACTGGGAGGCCACCTGGGCCGAACTGCTCCGCACGCACCCGGTGTATCTGCTGCGTCGTAACGCCGATTACCTGCCGCTGTTCGCCGACAAACCGGCCCGCTTCCCTCCAGGTGAGCGGCACGAGTACAACGGCGCCAGCTACATCCTGCTCGGCATGCTCATCGAGCAGCTCACCATGGCGCCGTTCGCCGAGCACCTGCGCGAGCACGTCTTCGGCCCCGCCGCCATGACCGACACCGACCTCCTGCCTCTGGAAGCCGACGCACCGCGGGTCGCCGACGGCTATGTCCCCGCCCGCGACGGCACCGGCGCGATCACCGGCTGGACCCGCAACATCTACGCCACCACCCCAGAGCCGGCCGCCGACGGCGGCGCCACCGCCACCGCCGCCGACCTGATCGCCTTCACCCAGGCCCTACGCGCCGGCGCCCTGCTACCGGATCAGGCCGTGGCCGAGATGCTCGCCCCCCGAGTCGCCGAGCGCGAGGAGAAGGTCCGCGGCTACCTCTGGCGCTACGGCTACGGCGTCATGTCGATCCTCGACGACGACGGCACCGTCATCCGGTGGGGCCACACCGGCGAGGAAGACGGCGTCAGCACCCGCCTATACCACTACCCGAGCCTCAACATCGACGTCGCCATCTGCGCGAACACCTCCTGGTCCGCCGGGAAGCTCGCCTGGAACATCCACGACCTGCTCCTGCCGTAA